A window of Novosphingobium terrae contains these coding sequences:
- a CDS encoding YccF domain-containing protein: MRMVANFLWFVLNGFWMGLGWWFFGAVAAITIVGLPWARACFVIGQMAFLPFGREAINRRDLTGRDDLGTGSIGVLGNIIWFACAGFWLALGHVLWGVANCITIIGIPFGLQHFKLAGLALFPVGQAIVTRDVAQAARDQRASATVRAYRKG, translated from the coding sequence ATGCGCATGGTGGCCAATTTTCTCTGGTTTGTCCTCAATGGCTTCTGGATGGGGCTGGGCTGGTGGTTTTTCGGCGCTGTCGCGGCCATCACCATCGTGGGGCTGCCATGGGCGAGAGCCTGCTTCGTCATCGGCCAGATGGCGTTCCTGCCCTTTGGCAGGGAAGCCATCAATCGCCGTGACCTGACCGGGCGGGATGATCTGGGCACCGGTTCGATCGGTGTTTTGGGCAACATCATCTGGTTTGCTTGCGCAGGTTTCTGGCTGGCGCTTGGTCATGTCCTCTGGGGCGTTGCCAATTGCATCACGATCATCGGCATCCCGTTCGGGCTCCAGCATTTCAAACTGGCGGGCTTGGCGCTCTTTCCGGTGGGGCAGGCGATCGTCACCCGGGATGTTGCACAGGCGGCACGTGATCAACGCGCTTCCGCTACGGTGAGGGCATATCGCAAGGGATGA
- a CDS encoding trimeric intracellular cation channel family protein yields MNQHLLSVTINVLDALGTIAFAVSGALLGVRKNFDLFGVLFLAFVVAVAGGMMRDVLIGAIPPAAMRDIHYFLIAMISGLATFFWSPRIAKHPNMMQCLDAVGLALFAVVGTQKAMEFGINPVMSALMGMLTGIGGGMVRDVLSGEIPFVLRADLYALAALAAGAIVAGGSFLGIPSIYTVLPGAGLCLFLRLMAIYYGWRAPLPPRSIDG; encoded by the coding sequence GTGAACCAACATCTGCTTTCCGTAACGATCAACGTGCTTGATGCGCTGGGCACCATCGCCTTCGCGGTGAGCGGCGCCTTGCTGGGCGTTCGCAAGAACTTCGACCTGTTCGGTGTCCTGTTCCTCGCCTTTGTGGTGGCGGTGGCCGGGGGCATGATGCGCGATGTGCTGATCGGCGCCATTCCTCCTGCTGCCATGCGGGATATCCATTATTTCCTGATCGCCATGATCTCGGGTCTGGCCACCTTCTTCTGGTCTCCCCGGATCGCGAAACATCCCAATATGATGCAGTGCCTCGATGCGGTGGGTCTGGCCCTGTTTGCTGTGGTGGGGACGCAAAAGGCGATGGAGTTCGGGATCAATCCCGTGATGAGCGCGCTGATGGGGATGCTGACCGGCATCGGTGGCGGCATGGTTCGCGATGTGCTGAGCGGCGAGATCCCCTTTGTGCTGCGTGCCGATCTTTACGCGCTGGCCGCGCTGGCTGCGGGCGCTATCGTGGCGGGTGGCTCTTTTCTGGGCATTCCGTCGATCTACACGGTGCTTCCCGGGGCGGGCCTGTGCCTGTTTTTGCGCCTGATGGCCATCTATTACGGTTGGCGTGCGCCTCTGCCGCCCAGATCGATCGACGGATAA